In the Takifugu flavidus isolate HTHZ2018 unplaced genomic scaffold, ASM371156v2 ctg350, whole genome shotgun sequence genome, ctggtgtagatgacaattgtaaaaggatttaaaagattgtttgtttcagagggtggtgaactgcaggaggtgatagaaggtcataagatgagtctgaagagaagatgtgaacatgtgactgaaggaactcatgaagcaggaagtggaaccctgctgaacaagatctacactgagctctacatcactgagggacaaagtgaggaggtggacacacaacatgaggtgagacagcttgagagaacctccaagaagaacatccaggacactccaatcaagtgccaggaaatcttcaaagtcttatctgagcaacagagacacatcagagtggttctgaccaacggtgtcgccggcgttggaaaaaccttctcagtgcagaagttcagtctggactgggcagaaggtttggagaaccaagacatcagtctggtgcttccgctctcatgcagggagctgaacttgatcagagatgagcagcacagtcttctctcactgcttcatgttttccatccaacattacagaagatcagagcagaagatctgactgtctggaaacttctgttcatctttgatggcctggatgaaagcagattttcactgggtttcaacaagcatcaggtcatctctgatgtcacacaagtatcgtcagttgagg is a window encoding:
- the LOC130520341 gene encoding protein NLRC3-like — translated: MSLKRRCEHVTEGTHEAGSGTLLNKIYTELYITEGQSEEVDTQHEVRQLERTSKKNIQDTPIKCQEIFKVLSEQQRHIRVVLTNGVAGVGKTFSVQKFSLDWAEGLENQDISLVLPLSCRELNLIRDEQHSLLSLLHVFHPTLQKIRAEDLTVWKLLFIFDGLDESRFSLGFNKHQVISDVTQVSSVEVLLVNLIQGNLLPSALIWITSRPAAAHQIPPSCVDRITEVRGFTDSQKEEYFRRRFSDEDLSKRIISHIK